The bacterium genome has a segment encoding these proteins:
- the rfbD gene encoding dTDP-4-dehydrorhamnose reductase translates to MTGGSWFVTGSEGQLGSALRAQLGARGDVFHGRDLELDVTDTDAVETELKGLAGGLPNVLVNAAALTHVDRCEQEPDLAHKVNALAPAGLARLCKRLGIRFVHISTDYVFDGDAEHPIAEDASPAPRSVYGKTKWDGEKLALEEDPGSLILRTSWVFGRGRNFVGAVLGQAEKAAAEGGGLRVVDDQTGRPTWAEDLATAILFLVDADENGIFHVTNDGEATWWDVARAALDLRGFQAVPIDRITTETLNLPAPRPRYSVLDCGKARAAGVPMRPWREALAAYLESPDAPATRAKGRPR, encoded by the coding sequence ATGACGGGTGGAAGCTGGTTCGTGACGGGCTCCGAGGGACAGCTCGGGTCGGCACTACGTGCCCAGCTCGGAGCTCGAGGCGATGTGTTTCACGGGCGGGATCTGGAGCTCGACGTGACCGATACGGACGCCGTCGAGACTGAGTTGAAGGGGCTCGCCGGAGGGCTTCCGAATGTGTTGGTCAATGCGGCGGCGCTGACCCACGTCGACCGCTGTGAGCAGGAACCCGACCTCGCTCACAAGGTAAATGCCTTGGCGCCAGCGGGGCTCGCGCGCCTCTGCAAGCGCTTGGGGATCCGCTTCGTTCACATCTCGACGGACTATGTCTTCGATGGGGACGCCGAGCATCCGATCGCCGAGGATGCGAGTCCTGCACCCCGCAGCGTGTATGGGAAAACAAAGTGGGACGGCGAAAAACTCGCCCTGGAGGAGGATCCGGGGTCGCTCATCCTGCGCACCAGTTGGGTGTTCGGGCGCGGCCGGAACTTCGTCGGGGCCGTACTCGGGCAAGCGGAGAAGGCCGCTGCAGAGGGCGGTGGGCTTCGTGTCGTGGATGATCAGACGGGCCGCCCGACCTGGGCGGAAGATCTGGCGACGGCAATTCTCTTTCTCGTCGATGCGGACGAGAACGGTATTTTTCATGTGACGAATGACGGCGAGGCCACCTGGTGGGACGTGGCTCGCGCTGCCCTCGATCTACGCGGCTTCCAAGCGGTTCCGATCGATCGTATCACCACCGAAACGCTGAACCTGCCGGCGCCGAGGCCACGCTACTCGGTGCTCGACTGCGGCAAAGCCCGTGCTGCCGGTGTGCCGATGCGGCCTTGGCGGGAGGCCCTGGCTGCCTATCTCGAGAGCCCGGACGCTCCCGCAACACGTGCGAAAGGAAGACCTCGATGA
- the lepA gene encoding elongation factor 4, with amino-acid sequence MDASKIRNFCIIAHIDHGKSTLADRLLDATETLGAREKRAQFLDKMELEQERGITIKAQTARMSYRAKDGEDYILNLIDTPGHVDFSYEVSRALQACEGAVLVVDASQGIEAQTLANAYMAIEADLEIIPIVNKIDLPAADPEGAAQEVEDVIGLDAAEVLPISAKEGTGVDELLERIVANVPPPRGEPEAPLRALIFDAWFDSYVGVAALVRVVDGEVKKGGRIKLRAQGSEHDVQELHIIDPHPRRVTRLGAGEVGVVICGIKSLDEVKIGDTIVPAETPMPEALPGFREVKPMVFSGLYPVEAEDYHSLKAALEKLRLNDSSFHYEPETSAALGFGFRCGFLGFLHCEIIQERLEREYDLNLITTAPTVRYRVEKKDGETIEIETPAALPDVMEIAAINEPTILATIHVPQEYVGAVMALCQERRGAQRDMAVHGGRVQIRYELPLAEVVADFHDRIKSATRGFGSYDYDLVGYSPASLVKLDILVNGEPVDALSLIVHRDKAHTRGAELARKLKEFIPRQMFEVAIQAAIGAKVVARTTVKALRKNVTAKCYGGDISRKRKLLEKQKAGKRRMKRVGSVEIPQEAFLAALKLGDDA; translated from the coding sequence ATGGACGCTTCCAAGATCCGGAACTTCTGCATCATCGCGCATATCGATCACGGCAAGAGCACCTTGGCGGATCGACTCCTCGACGCCACCGAGACGCTTGGCGCGCGTGAGAAGAGGGCCCAATTCCTCGACAAGATGGAGTTGGAGCAAGAGCGCGGCATCACCATCAAAGCCCAGACCGCGCGCATGTCCTACCGGGCCAAAGACGGGGAGGACTACATCCTCAACCTGATCGATACCCCCGGTCATGTGGATTTCTCCTACGAGGTGTCTCGCGCACTTCAAGCTTGTGAAGGCGCCGTGTTGGTCGTGGACGCGTCCCAGGGAATCGAGGCCCAGACCCTTGCGAATGCCTATATGGCGATCGAAGCGGATCTGGAGATCATTCCGATCGTCAACAAGATCGACCTGCCTGCCGCCGATCCGGAGGGCGCGGCTCAGGAAGTGGAGGACGTCATTGGCCTGGATGCGGCGGAGGTGCTTCCGATCTCCGCCAAGGAGGGAACGGGAGTCGACGAGTTGCTCGAGCGGATCGTGGCGAATGTTCCGCCGCCCCGAGGTGAACCTGAGGCTCCGCTCCGGGCATTGATCTTCGACGCCTGGTTCGATTCGTATGTGGGCGTGGCTGCCCTGGTACGGGTCGTGGATGGTGAGGTCAAGAAGGGCGGCCGGATCAAGCTCCGAGCCCAAGGGAGTGAGCATGATGTCCAGGAACTGCACATCATCGATCCTCACCCCCGCCGTGTGACGCGGCTTGGCGCGGGCGAAGTGGGTGTCGTGATCTGCGGCATCAAGAGCCTCGACGAAGTCAAGATCGGCGACACGATCGTTCCCGCAGAGACCCCGATGCCGGAAGCCCTGCCGGGTTTCCGCGAGGTGAAGCCGATGGTCTTCAGCGGGTTGTACCCGGTGGAGGCCGAGGATTATCACTCGCTCAAGGCTGCCTTGGAGAAGTTGCGGCTGAACGATTCTTCCTTCCACTATGAGCCCGAGACCAGCGCGGCACTTGGCTTCGGCTTTCGCTGTGGCTTCCTGGGCTTCCTCCACTGCGAGATCATTCAGGAGCGCCTCGAGCGAGAATACGATCTGAATCTGATCACCACGGCACCGACTGTGCGATACCGCGTCGAGAAGAAGGACGGTGAAACGATCGAGATCGAAACCCCCGCTGCGTTGCCGGACGTCATGGAGATCGCTGCGATCAACGAGCCGACGATTCTGGCCACGATCCATGTCCCCCAGGAGTACGTCGGCGCTGTCATGGCTCTTTGTCAGGAGCGTCGCGGAGCCCAACGGGATATGGCGGTACACGGCGGACGGGTTCAGATTCGCTACGAACTGCCCCTGGCCGAGGTCGTGGCCGACTTCCACGATCGCATCAAGAGCGCGACCCGCGGGTTCGGCTCCTATGACTACGATCTCGTCGGCTATTCGCCCGCTTCGCTCGTGAAGCTCGACATCCTCGTGAACGGAGAGCCGGTCGACGCACTCTCCTTGATCGTCCACCGTGACAAGGCCCACACCCGGGGTGCGGAACTGGCCCGGAAACTCAAGGAGTTCATCCCACGTCAGATGTTCGAGGTTGCCATTCAGGCGGCCATCGGCGCGAAAGTGGTGGCACGAACCACGGTAAAGGCCCTGCGCAAGAACGTGACGGCAAAGTGCTATGGCGGAGACATCTCGCGGAAGCGCAAGCTTCTCGAAAAGCAGAAAGCGGGAAAGCGTCGGATGAAGAGAGTCGGGTCCGTCGAGATCCCCCAGGAGGCGTTCCTGGCGGCGCTAAAGCTCGGAGATGACGCGTGA
- a CDS encoding SPOR domain-containing protein — MSENERRRKKDEGPGWFATLGGAAVLIVLGFGVGLVAGAAWDEPELVIDHFSGRTTPVPVVGDSDEPLRQPQRPTAPLGGSDAQPVRAARPDRPQVAAPSPREGQHAIQVGAFGDRAAADSLAQKLGKAGYEVYIIEDTGGSARFKVRVGPMEERAEAERLAARLKTDHRLPTWVLTRDPR; from the coding sequence GTGAGCGAGAACGAACGTCGACGAAAGAAGGATGAGGGCCCGGGTTGGTTCGCCACCCTGGGTGGTGCGGCTGTGTTGATCGTGTTGGGCTTCGGGGTCGGCCTGGTTGCCGGGGCTGCATGGGATGAACCGGAGCTGGTGATCGATCATTTCAGTGGACGAACGACGCCGGTTCCCGTGGTGGGAGACTCCGACGAGCCGCTGCGGCAACCACAGCGACCGACTGCGCCGCTCGGGGGTAGCGATGCCCAGCCCGTTCGTGCTGCACGACCGGATCGTCCTCAAGTGGCAGCGCCTTCTCCGCGGGAGGGGCAGCACGCGATCCAGGTCGGGGCCTTCGGCGATCGGGCCGCAGCGGACAGCCTCGCCCAGAAACTCGGCAAGGCGGGCTACGAGGTCTACATCATCGAGGATACGGGCGGGTCGGCCCGCTTCAAGGTGCGGGTGGGCCCGATGGAGGAACGCGCAGAAGCCGAGCGGCTTGCAGCGCGCTTGAAGACGGATCACCGCCTGCCCACCTGGGTGTTGACTCGGGATCCCCGATGA
- a CDS encoding SDR family oxidoreductase, with protein sequence MTEFGRVLVTGGAGFIGSHLSRRLLEEGCEVIIFDNLLTGNMANISELLGHPRFSFEHYDVTNYLHVDGDLDAILHFASPASPRDFERLPIQILKVGSLGTHKALGLAKAKSARFLLASTSECYGDPDVSPQPETYWGNVNPVGIRGVYDEAKRFAEAMTMAYHRHHGVETRIVRIFNTFGPRMRIDDGRAIPNFFAQAIRGEDVTVYGDGSQTRSINYVSNLVEGLWRLLGSDHPTPVNIGSEAEISMLDLAKKIIDLVGSSSKIVHRELPPDDPRVRRPDITIARKVLGWEPEISPTEGLERTRDYFVEALSKG encoded by the coding sequence ATGACGGAATTTGGCAGGGTCCTGGTGACGGGAGGCGCTGGCTTCATTGGATCCCATCTCTCGCGGCGTTTGCTCGAAGAGGGTTGTGAGGTCATCATCTTCGACAACCTGTTGACCGGCAACATGGCCAATATTTCCGAGTTGTTGGGGCACCCGCGCTTCTCCTTCGAGCACTATGACGTCACCAACTATCTCCATGTCGATGGCGACCTCGACGCCATCCTGCATTTTGCCTCGCCCGCAAGCCCCAGGGATTTCGAGCGCCTGCCCATCCAGATCCTGAAGGTGGGATCGCTGGGCACGCACAAGGCCCTCGGCCTGGCCAAAGCGAAGAGCGCTCGATTCCTGCTGGCGAGCACCTCTGAGTGCTACGGCGATCCGGACGTGAGCCCGCAGCCCGAGACCTACTGGGGCAACGTGAACCCGGTGGGCATCCGTGGCGTCTACGACGAGGCGAAGCGCTTCGCCGAGGCGATGACCATGGCCTATCACCGCCACCATGGCGTCGAGACCCGCATCGTTCGCATCTTCAACACATTCGGTCCGCGCATGCGGATCGATGACGGACGCGCGATTCCCAACTTCTTTGCTCAGGCAATTCGCGGCGAGGACGTCACGGTCTACGGCGATGGCAGTCAGACGCGCTCGATCAACTATGTGAGCAATCTCGTCGAGGGCCTGTGGCGTTTGCTGGGATCGGACCATCCGACACCCGTGAATATCGGAAGTGAAGCCGAGATCTCGATGCTCGATCTCGCGAAGAAGATCATCGATCTCGTGGGGAGCTCTTCGAAGATCGTCCACCGTGAGCTGCCCCCGGATGATCCCAGGGTTCGTCGGCCGGATATCACAATCGCCCGAAAGGTGCTGGGCTGGGAGCCCGAGATCAGCCCCACTGAGGGGCTCGAGCGCACGCGCGACTACTTCGTGGAGGCGCTTTCGAAAGGCTGA